A single Triticum dicoccoides isolate Atlit2015 ecotype Zavitan chromosome 2A, WEW_v2.0, whole genome shotgun sequence DNA region contains:
- the LOC119357922 gene encoding factor of DNA methylation 2-like, giving the protein MLILLGCYLPELRIISEEIIPELNCEDPEEQNQRLRALLDATTKELEWKMDKIAELQELEKDNGPTHGALEVNTLDMTGGENKLPVLHEMEKGALEINTSELGDGECKVADHALMLHENHKQEMEAIHAKIIQLERQLEQRDKALVLIARQLNMKLQAGEKVPEEDHQRLYAVMTYVRNIVDEEGKRMKVPLLDLFKREQANSKELQENRQELIQGFENMPISGGAVVRIKKMGQLDENPFRAACNLKYRDNDPEGKAARLVSYWQEEIQKPSWRPFTNIQVDEEDKEVIDDNDPRLSKLRLDYGDSVCNAVKDALRELNEYSPDERRIMNEVWNFREGRKATMTEVITCILEQLAVADPGLRGQEFKVPPKKCSNSI; this is encoded by the exons ATGTTAATCTTGTTGGGTTGTTACCTGCCAGAGCTGAGGATCATATCTGAGGAGATCATACCAGAGTTGAACTGTGAGGATCCGGAGGAGCAGAATCAGAGGCTCAGGGCGTTACTGGACGCCACGACCAAAGAGCTCGAGTGGAAGATGGACAAGATTGCAGAATTGCAGGAGCTGGAGAAG GATAATGGTCCCACACATGGTGCTTTGGAGGTCAACACACTGGACATGACAGGTGGAGAGAACAAGCTGCCTGTGCTGCATGAGATGGAGAAG GGTGCTTTGGAGATCAACACATCGGAACTGGGAGATGGAGAATGCAAGGTGGCTGATCATGCTCTCATGCTGCATGAAAACCACAAG CAAGAGATGGAGGCTATTCATGCCAAGATAATTCAACTTGAGAGGCAACTGGAGCAAAGGGATAAAGCCCTAGTGCTCATCGCACGGCAGCTGAACATGAAACTACAAGCAGGGGAGAAGGTCCCAGAGGAAGACCATCAACGTCTTTATGCAGTAATGACGTATGTGAGAAATATTGTGGATGAGGAAGGGAAAAGGATGAAAGTTCCATTGCTAGACCTCTTCAAAAGAGAGCAGGCTAACAGCAAAGAGCTCCAAGAGAATCGCCAAGAGTTGATTCAG GGCTTTGAGAACATGCCGATTAGTGGGGGCGCCGTTGTTAGAATCAAAAAGATGGGCCAACTTGATGAGAATCCTTTTCGCGCCGCATGCAATTTGAAATACAGGGACAATGATCCAGAGGGCAAAGCTGCAAGGTTGGTCTCGTATTGGCAGGAGGAAATACAGAAGCCATCATGGCGTCCGTTTACTAATATTCAGGTCGATGAAGAAGATAAG GAGGTTATAGATGACAATGATCCAAGACTAAGCAAGCTGCGGTTGGATTATGGCGACAGCGTCTGCAATGCAGTGAAGGATGCACTGAGAGAGCTCAACGAGTATAGTCCTGACGAGCGGCGCATCATGAATGAGGTCTGGAACTTCCGGGAAGGGCGGAAAGCAACGATGACAGAGGTGATCACCTGCATTTTGGAGCAGCTGGCAGTGGCGGACCCAGGATTGCGAGGACAGGAATTCAAGGTTCCCCCCAAAAAATGCTCAAATTCAATATAA
- the LOC119355212 gene encoding uncharacterized protein LOC119355212 produces MDLVSGRVIQGCSPSWRGIKTPRFPLLLGSWAAAGSSAFPGCSCALAVCRNASAVVPFAKKKRKGYSVEPPDGEEEKDDVPDVIGGEVEDVDVEEEEVGEEDAGDDDIVDDDDSDNDDDYDFEDEFESDDEQDLYVGDGGAGGGVSLAGTWWGKEALALAEEVSASFDGDLKIYAFKATANLEIRVRIEKMSTRYGSPTIDDIEAYTIAYRAKLDDAESAGRIPKNVSLEVSSPGVERVIRVPGDLERFKERSMYVRYVMTSEDAATTQEGDGVFRLISYDVDLCECTWGIADVKINRQQTGKGRPLSKKQREWRLQTPFESLKLVRVYSEC; encoded by the exons TTCCTCTCCTGCTTGGTTCTTGGGCTGCCGCCGGCAGCAGCGCGTTTCCTGGATGCTCGTGCGCGCTAGCTGTTTGTAGAAATGCCTCAGCGGTGGTGCCCTttgccaagaagaagaggaaggggtACAGTGTGGAGCCGCCTGATGGAGAGGAAGAGAAAGATGATGTTCCTGATGTGATAGGGGGTGAGGTCGAGGATGTtgatgtcgaggaggaggaggtcggcgaGGAGGACGCCGGCGATGACG ATATAGTGGATGACGATGACAGCGACAATGATGATGACTATGATTTCGAAGATGAATTTGAGAGTGATGATGAACAAGACCTTTAT GTTggagatggaggtgctggtggtggAGTGTCACTTGCTGGTACATGGTGGGGCAAGGAAGCTTTGGCTTTGGCCGAGGAGGTTTCAGCTTCTTTCGATGGCGACTTGAAGATTTATGCTTTCAAGGCAACTGCAAATTTAGAAATCAGAGTTCGCATCGAGAAGATGTCCACTAG GTATGGTTCTCCGActattgatgacattgaagcataCACGATTGCGTACCGTGCAAAGTTGGATGATGCAGAGTCAGCAGGCAGGATACCAAAGAACGTATCCTTGGAG GTGTCATCCCCCGGTGTGGAGAGAGTCATCCGTGTCCCGGGCGACCTTGAACGTTTCAAAGAACGGTCGATGTATGTCAGATACGTTATGACAAGCGAGGATGCAGCCACGACCCAGGAAGGCGACGGCGTGTTCAGGCTCATTTCCTACGACGTGGACCTGTGTGAGTGCACCTGGGGCATAGCCGATGTGAAGATAAACCGGCAGCAGACCGGAAAGGGCAGGCCTCTGAGCAAGAAGCAGAGAGAATGGCGTCTGCAGACGCCGTTCGAGTCGCTGAAGTTGGTCAGGGTGTACTCAGAATGTTGA